In one Vulgatibacter incomptus genomic region, the following are encoded:
- the hscA gene encoding Fe-S protein assembly chaperone HscA gives MAESGLLQIRDPSKPYGKPVGIDLGTTNSLVAFVDELGATSAIPVDADGSRLLPSVVHYLEDGSTLVGREARAKLATHPHETISSVKRFMGKGPGDAETKKLGHYRFRAEPGDAIVRFDVGSKIVSPVEVSAEILKTLRRKAEAALDEQVGAAVITVPAYFDDAQRQATKDAGRLAGLEVLRLISEPTAAALAYGLDRRARGTFAVYDLGGGTFDVSILELVEGVFEVKSTAGDSSLGGDDFDRALATVLLEQLSGAVGRDLAADPFAIQAALHAARTAKHELTERENALAVVELPERTIEVEVSRAQFESLIGSLVQRTAIACRRALQDAGITPAQVDGVVLVGGSTRLPLVRRFVSEIFGGKEPLGDIDPDRVVALGAAIQAENLGGKPREDLLLLDVIPLSLGVETMGGVVEKIIHRNSTIPTSAAQIFTTYADGQSGMDIHVLQGERELVQDCRSLAKFRLGGIPPMPANMGRVQVTFAVDADGILSVSAKELTTGAEQSIVVEPSHGLTDEEVEEMLIASLENAEEDVAVRLAAEARVEAERVMYDLHKALESDAALLEPGEREAIAAAEAKVREAMTLSDHDRINVAVADLDHASAAFAQRRMERAIRNALTGHSVEEFE, from the coding sequence ATGGCTGAATCCGGCCTCCTGCAGATTCGGGATCCCTCCAAGCCCTACGGCAAACCGGTGGGGATCGACCTCGGCACGACCAACTCGCTCGTCGCCTTCGTGGACGAGCTGGGCGCTACCAGCGCGATCCCGGTGGACGCCGACGGCTCCCGCTTGCTCCCCTCCGTGGTCCACTACCTGGAGGACGGCTCCACCTTGGTGGGCCGCGAGGCGCGGGCCAAGCTCGCCACGCACCCGCACGAGACCATCTCGTCGGTGAAGCGCTTCATGGGCAAGGGGCCCGGCGACGCCGAGACCAAGAAGCTGGGCCACTACCGCTTCCGCGCGGAGCCGGGCGACGCGATCGTCCGCTTCGACGTGGGGTCGAAGATCGTCTCGCCGGTGGAGGTCTCCGCCGAGATCCTGAAGACCCTTCGGCGCAAGGCCGAGGCCGCCCTCGACGAGCAGGTGGGCGCCGCGGTGATCACGGTCCCCGCCTACTTCGACGACGCCCAGCGACAGGCCACGAAGGACGCCGGCCGCCTGGCAGGCCTCGAGGTCCTGCGGCTGATCAGCGAGCCCACCGCGGCGGCGCTGGCGTACGGCCTCGATCGCCGCGCCCGCGGGACCTTCGCCGTCTACGACCTTGGCGGCGGAACCTTTGACGTCTCGATCCTCGAGCTGGTGGAGGGCGTCTTCGAGGTGAAGAGCACGGCGGGGGACTCGTCCCTCGGCGGCGACGACTTCGACCGGGCCCTGGCGACGGTGCTCCTCGAGCAGCTCTCCGGCGCAGTGGGCCGCGACCTCGCCGCCGATCCCTTCGCGATCCAGGCCGCGCTGCACGCAGCACGCACCGCGAAGCACGAACTCACCGAGCGTGAGAATGCCCTGGCCGTGGTAGAGCTGCCGGAGCGCACCATCGAGGTGGAGGTCTCCCGGGCACAGTTCGAGTCCCTGATCGGATCCCTCGTGCAGCGCACCGCCATCGCCTGCCGCCGCGCGCTGCAGGACGCCGGGATCACCCCGGCGCAGGTGGACGGCGTGGTGCTGGTGGGCGGCTCGACGAGGCTGCCGCTGGTGCGGCGCTTCGTCTCCGAGATCTTCGGCGGCAAGGAGCCCCTCGGCGACATCGATCCCGATCGCGTGGTCGCCCTCGGCGCCGCGATCCAGGCCGAGAACCTCGGCGGCAAGCCCCGCGAGGATCTGCTGCTCCTCGACGTGATCCCGCTCTCGCTCGGCGTCGAGACGATGGGCGGCGTGGTGGAGAAGATCATCCACCGCAACTCCACCATCCCCACCTCCGCCGCGCAGATCTTCACGACCTACGCCGACGGCCAGAGCGGCATGGACATCCACGTGCTCCAGGGCGAGCGCGAGCTGGTCCAGGACTGCCGCTCCCTGGCGAAGTTCCGCCTCGGCGGGATCCCGCCGATGCCCGCCAACATGGGCCGCGTGCAGGTGACCTTCGCCGTGGACGCGGACGGCATCCTCTCCGTCTCCGCCAAGGAGCTCACCACCGGCGCCGAGCAGTCGATCGTGGTGGAGCCCTCTCACGGCCTCACCGACGAGGAGGTCGAGGAGATGCTCATCGCGTCCCTCGAGAACGCCGAGGAGGACGTCGCCGTGCGCCTCGCCGCGGAAGCGCGGGTCGAGGCCGAGCGGGTGATGTACGACCTCCACAAGGCCCTCGAGTCGGACGCCGCGCTGCTGGAGCCCGGCGAGCGCGAGGCCATCGCCGCCGCCGAGGCCAAGGTCCGCGAGGCGATGACGCTCTCCGATCACGACCGGATCAACGTCGCCGTGGCGGACCTCGATCACGCGTCGGCGGCCTTCGCCCAGCGCCGGATGGAGCGCGCCATCCGCAATGCGCTCACCGGTCATTCCGTCGAGGAGTTCGAGTAG
- the hscB gene encoding Fe-S protein assembly co-chaperone HscB has protein sequence MADHFEILGIPRGFRVDEKRLEERHRELTRLLHPDRHAAAGATARRIALEKTIQVNDAWRVIKDPARRAAWLLREQGIDLGETGSSGASKYLPPGFLLEVMEERERFDDARAAKDVAAVERLAFAVREARAETLEGLGAAFDRDDYEEAARRLSMLRYQDRFLGEVRAWEDAIFEETHG, from the coding sequence TTGGCGGATCACTTCGAAATCCTCGGGATCCCCCGTGGTTTTCGCGTCGACGAAAAGCGGTTGGAGGAACGCCACCGAGAGCTGACGAGGCTGCTCCATCCGGACCGCCACGCTGCCGCGGGTGCGACCGCCCGGCGCATCGCCCTCGAGAAGACCATCCAGGTGAACGACGCCTGGCGGGTGATCAAGGATCCCGCGCGCCGCGCCGCCTGGCTCCTGCGCGAGCAGGGGATCGACCTGGGCGAGACCGGCTCGAGCGGCGCTTCCAAATACCTGCCTCCCGGCTTCCTCCTCGAGGTGATGGAGGAGCGGGAGCGCTTCGACGACGCTCGCGCGGCCAAGGACGTCGCGGCCGTGGAGCGGCTGGCGTTCGCGGTGCGCGAAGCGAGGGCGGAGACGCTGGAAGGTCTCGGCGCCGCCTTCGATCGCGACGATTACGAGGAGGCGGCGCGCCGCCTCTCGATGCTTCGATATCAAGACCGCTTCCTCGGCGAGGTCAGAGCCTGGGAGGACGCGATCTTCGAGGAGACTCATGGCTGA
- a CDS encoding HesB/IscA family protein: MSSQDAGRIVGLGAPKAAAEPSQASAPAVAPAGLTGLGASAAKSAAATGLMGLGAKPATSLDSSGPTAAAAPAAAPAAPRKAGIGIDPSASARISKLLAGRNTPDAGLRIRVRGGGCTGLTYDMEFADGAREKDRVFEEHGVRIFVDPKSYIFLIGTTLTYQSGLLESGFKLENPNVKKSCGCGESFSV; encoded by the coding sequence ATGTCGTCCCAGGATGCCGGCAGGATCGTAGGCCTCGGCGCGCCCAAGGCCGCAGCGGAGCCGTCCCAGGCTTCGGCGCCCGCCGTTGCGCCCGCGGGCCTCACGGGGCTCGGGGCTTCGGCCGCCAAGTCCGCGGCGGCCACGGGCCTGATGGGCCTCGGCGCCAAGCCGGCCACGAGCCTCGACTCTTCGGGCCCGACGGCCGCGGCTGCCCCCGCTGCGGCTCCGGCCGCGCCCCGCAAGGCGGGCATCGGGATCGATCCGTCGGCGTCCGCCCGGATCTCCAAGCTCCTCGCCGGACGGAACACGCCGGACGCGGGCCTGCGGATCCGCGTGCGCGGCGGCGGCTGCACCGGCCTCACCTACGACATGGAGTTCGCGGACGGCGCCAGGGAGAAGGATCGCGTCTTCGAGGAGCACGGGGTGCGAATCTTCGTGGATCCGAAGAGCTACATCTTCCTCATCGGCACCACGCTCACGTACCAGTCGGGGCTGCTCGAGTCGGGCTTCAAGTTGGAGAACCCCAACGTCAAGAAGTCCTGCGGCTGCGGCGAGTCCTTCAGCGTCTGA